A genomic segment from Saprospiraceae bacterium encodes:
- a CDS encoding class I SAM-dependent methyltransferase, producing MKEWFEEWFDTAYYYHLYYQRNENEADAFVERLVTELKMPAYSRVLDVACGNGRHALAFNQMGYDVTGIDLSFKKIRENLRFEKEDLHFYRHDMRQLFRINYFDVVLNLFTSFGYFKSHYDELNAASAIAANVKEGGLFVIDYFNAAYIRKHLQAEEKVEAGGYCFLIQKQLELNWISKKICVIEEDKCSIFYEKVRLYQTQDLINLFGQFGLHIYKMFGSYQLDEYVPELSERMILVFKK from the coding sequence ATGAAGGAATGGTTTGAAGAATGGTTTGATACGGCATATTATTACCATTTGTACTATCAACGAAATGAAAACGAGGCTGATGCTTTTGTTGAGCGACTTGTTACTGAATTGAAAATGCCGGCCTATTCCCGTGTTTTAGATGTTGCCTGTGGGAATGGACGACATGCGCTTGCTTTTAATCAAATGGGATATGATGTAACCGGAATTGACCTGTCATTTAAGAAAATCCGGGAAAATCTCCGTTTTGAAAAAGAAGATTTGCATTTCTACCGGCACGATATGCGACAATTGTTCCGAATTAATTACTTCGATGTAGTCTTAAATTTATTCACCAGTTTTGGATACTTTAAATCTCACTATGATGAACTAAATGCAGCTTCAGCAATAGCGGCGAATGTTAAGGAGGGAGGTCTTTTTGTAATTGATTATTTTAATGCTGCTTACATCCGAAAACATCTACAAGCAGAAGAAAAAGTGGAGGCAGGAGGTTATTGTTTTCTGATTCAGAAGCAATTGGAATTGAATTGGATTTCTAAAAAAATATGCGTAATTGAAGAAGATAAATGTTCAATATTTTATGAAAAAGTCAGATTGTATCAAACGCAAGACTTAATCAATTTGTTTGGTCAGTTTGGACTGCACATTTATAAAATGTTTGGTTCGTATCAATTAGATGAATACGTTCCTGAACTTTCCGAGCGAATGATTTTGGTATTTAAAAAATGA